A part of Vespertiliibacter pulmonis genomic DNA contains:
- the yacG gene encoding DNA gyrase inhibitor YacG: MTIVNCPTCEKEVIWSPESHYRPFCSKRCQLIDLGEWADEKKVIAGSEDELVSSELGYDD, encoded by the coding sequence ATGACTATTGTAAATTGTCCAACGTGTGAAAAAGAGGTTATTTGGTCACCAGAAAGCCATTATCGCCCGTTTTGTAGTAAACGTTGCCAGCTCATTGATCTAGGGGAATGGGCCGATGAAAAGAAAGTGATTGCAGGCAGTGAAGATGAATTAGTTTCTAGTGAATTAGGCTATGATGATTAA
- a CDS encoding DUF945 family protein: MKLSTIAVSVIVGLGVVVTGGSWYSGKQFEQYSSKLPAEINEQLALLKSIYDIDAKVKNIKLDRHLFSSDISYEIETITMDKTDVFQGKGTVYHGPLPLNQVVKGNLIPTAVSIETNVIAPERLKEIFSSLDFLSTTFNIGYQESISGNIVVKPYHITNALNIEQKADGITSDFKIDKSGNGYAEIHTPLLNSSNSKSNQRIDLEQANIHLNWEKKSDYPYLANFDVGVKAKSYKVSPINPMENSIKVGFSDVNYTADSKLNKNVYDSTGKMSAKLDIASQNSQQSFGLLKLDTFSSFDAKAINELVAYIIGNKTLAPENMLVLSKTVMERPLKIHINNFSLENEKGKNELALILNSDNLESDVQKFNQIIKLFKQSSFSMKLNISALEQLLTQLYSLHPKSNGTPEIIAKEKLNELLYNAKASELAVVDPENIQVTLEIDGGKVKLNGKEVPEKKVEMAIVMIMFGLSGMGK; encoded by the coding sequence ATGAAATTATCAACAATAGCTGTTTCTGTCATTGTTGGGCTTGGCGTTGTAGTAACGGGTGGAAGTTGGTACAGTGGTAAACAATTTGAACAGTACTCTAGCAAGTTGCCCGCAGAAATTAATGAACAATTAGCCTTGTTAAAGTCTATCTATGATATAGATGCAAAGGTAAAAAATATTAAATTAGATCGCCATTTGTTTAGTTCTGATATTAGTTATGAGATTGAAACCATAACAATGGATAAAACGGATGTTTTTCAAGGGAAAGGCACGGTTTATCACGGACCATTACCATTAAATCAGGTTGTAAAAGGCAATTTGATTCCAACGGCAGTGAGTATTGAAACCAATGTTATCGCACCTGAACGGTTGAAAGAGATATTTAGCTCGTTAGATTTTCTTTCTACAACATTCAATATTGGTTATCAAGAGTCCATTTCTGGAAATATCGTGGTTAAACCCTATCACATAACCAATGCGTTAAATATAGAGCAAAAAGCTGATGGCATAACAAGTGATTTTAAGATTGATAAATCGGGCAATGGGTATGCCGAAATTCATACGCCGTTATTAAATTCCAGTAATTCAAAATCAAATCAACGTATTGATCTTGAACAGGCTAATATCCATTTGAATTGGGAGAAAAAATCGGATTATCCTTATTTGGCAAATTTTGATGTAGGGGTTAAGGCTAAATCCTATAAGGTTTCACCGATTAACCCAATGGAAAATAGTATTAAGGTTGGTTTTAGTGATGTGAATTACACGGCAGATTCAAAATTAAATAAGAATGTTTATGACAGTACGGGTAAGATGTCTGCAAAATTAGATATTGCATCCCAAAATAGCCAGCAATCTTTTGGACTGTTGAAATTAGATACATTCTCTTCATTTGATGCAAAAGCAATTAATGAATTAGTTGCTTATATAATAGGGAATAAAACGCTAGCACCTGAAAATATGTTAGTTCTTAGTAAAACAGTAATGGAACGCCCTCTGAAAATTCATATCAATAATTTCTCTCTTGAAAATGAGAAAGGTAAAAATGAGCTGGCTTTGATTCTCAATAGTGATAATTTAGAGAGCGATGTTCAGAAGTTCAATCAAATTATAAAGTTATTTAAACAATCGTCATTTTCCATGAAATTGAATATTTCGGCATTGGAGCAGCTTCTTACACAGCTATATTCCCTTCATCCAAAATCAAATGGTACCCCAGAGATTATAGCAAAAGAGAAGCTCAATGAATTGCTTTATAATGCGAAAGCCAGTGAATTGGCGGTGGTTGATCCTGAAAATATTCAAGTAACGTTGGAAATTGATGGCGGTAAAGTCAAATTAAATGGCAAAGAAGTACCTGAGAAAAAAGTTGAAATGGCTATCGTGATGATAATGTTTGGGCTAAGTGGAATGGGTAAATAA
- a CDS encoding 3-hydroxyacyl-CoA dehydrogenase NAD-binding domain-containing protein produces the protein MTEQQLSSFTVEIDENRIAIVRINVTDEPTNTLSEQFFSDLRDVLGTILYQQARGVIFMSSKSKCFINGYKLSTLRSKTDAQLKAISQDAQAVMREINALKMPVIAAIDGACFGFGLELILACDYRIASEESHTVFAMPQVRSGILPFAGGTQRLPRLVGLPNAITMLVSGDKMTVENALKQGLIDNLVPASNLFETAYQLLINNGVQKINYKQPLTLSNKWRKNLWGNTFFRQRYLDYVENQVWSKTFGNYPAVIKLLELLKEPHFKVGLTMEQEALVELMATEQAQVLMNLKQTEQEMKQSYQHRAQVRDVMQVSVLGSGYMGAGIAYLTANNAQVLVRIKDIHPKGIQKALQTCYGLMQKEVSKGKLSHGEMIQRMNLITGGDRLVAAKTTDLIIEAVYEDLELKQQMVRESEQYYRPDTIFATNTSTFSIRDIASVAQRPENIIGLHYFSPVTKCKMVEIIPHEKTCENTIATAIHFAIQQGKVPLLVADREGFFINRILTPFLLEAIQCIVDGEGIEFIDRSLQEFGFKLGPLAMIDDIGLDVIVKSNAAMVRELGNRFTLPESVQLLIDNDRQGSKNNRGFYLYDSAGQRTQEDKSIYHVMETIMHNEMEAEDIARRCVLRMINEACWCLQDNVIQSKDEGNVASVLGFDFPDFRGGIYAYIDKVGAKAIVAQLNKHRQLYGDRFTPCEWLIERAKAE, from the coding sequence ATGACAGAACAACAACTCTCTTCATTTACCGTAGAAATTGATGAAAATCGGATTGCGATTGTGCGGATCAATGTAACTGATGAGCCGACTAACACGCTGTCTGAGCAGTTTTTTTCTGATTTGCGTGATGTGCTTGGTACGATTTTGTATCAACAGGCACGGGGCGTTATCTTTATGTCTAGCAAATCTAAATGTTTTATCAATGGCTATAAATTAAGTACATTGCGTAGTAAAACTGATGCTCAGCTAAAAGCAATTTCTCAAGACGCACAAGCAGTAATGCGTGAAATTAATGCGCTTAAAATGCCTGTAATCGCTGCGATTGATGGGGCTTGTTTTGGCTTTGGTTTAGAGTTAATTCTAGCGTGTGATTATCGTATTGCGAGTGAAGAAAGCCATACTGTTTTTGCAATGCCACAAGTTCGTTCAGGAATATTACCTTTTGCGGGAGGAACACAACGTTTGCCTCGTTTAGTTGGCTTGCCAAATGCGATCACAATGTTGGTTTCTGGCGATAAAATGACGGTAGAAAATGCATTAAAGCAAGGGTTAATTGATAATCTTGTGCCAGCAAGTAATCTCTTTGAAACAGCATATCAGCTTTTAATCAATAATGGCGTGCAAAAAATAAACTATAAACAACCGCTTACGCTGTCAAATAAATGGCGGAAAAATTTATGGGGGAATACTTTTTTCCGCCAACGCTATCTTGATTATGTAGAAAATCAAGTATGGAGTAAAACGTTTGGAAACTATCCTGCAGTCATCAAATTATTGGAATTACTGAAAGAGCCTCATTTCAAAGTAGGGCTTACAATGGAGCAAGAAGCATTAGTTGAGCTAATGGCGACAGAACAAGCTCAAGTGCTAATGAATTTGAAACAGACAGAACAAGAAATGAAGCAGAGTTATCAACACCGTGCTCAAGTGCGTGATGTGATGCAAGTGAGTGTGTTAGGTAGTGGCTATATGGGAGCAGGGATTGCTTATCTTACAGCAAATAATGCACAGGTACTGGTGCGTATTAAAGATATTCACCCTAAAGGTATTCAAAAAGCGTTACAAACTTGTTACGGTTTGATGCAAAAAGAGGTGAGTAAAGGAAAACTTTCGCACGGCGAGATGATTCAGCGAATGAATTTAATTACAGGCGGAGATCGCTTAGTCGCAGCGAAAACAACAGATTTAATTATTGAAGCGGTTTATGAAGATCTGGAATTAAAACAGCAGATGGTGAGAGAAAGTGAGCAATATTATCGTCCAGATACTATTTTTGCTACGAATACCTCTACCTTTTCTATCCGAGATATTGCTTCTGTTGCACAGCGACCTGAAAATATTATTGGTTTACATTACTTTAGCCCTGTAACTAAGTGCAAAATGGTAGAAATTATTCCGCACGAAAAAACGTGTGAGAATACCATTGCAACGGCAATTCATTTCGCTATTCAGCAAGGAAAAGTACCACTTCTAGTGGCAGATCGAGAAGGTTTTTTCATCAACCGTATTTTAACGCCATTTTTACTGGAAGCTATTCAATGTATTGTAGATGGTGAGGGGATTGAATTTATTGATCGCTCTTTGCAGGAGTTTGGCTTTAAACTCGGGCCTTTAGCGATGATTGATGATATAGGACTTGATGTAATTGTGAAATCTAATGCTGCAATGGTAAGAGAATTAGGTAATCGTTTTACTCTGCCTGAAAGCGTACAATTATTGATTGATAATGATCGTCAAGGTAGTAAAAATAATCGTGGTTTTTATCTCTACGATTCCGCAGGACAGCGTACTCAGGAAGATAAAAGTATTTATCATGTGATGGAAACGATTATGCATAATGAAATGGAAGCAGAAGATATTGCCCGCCGCTGTGTATTAAGAATGATCAATGAAGCCTGTTGGTGTCTGCAAGATAATGTGATTCAATCAAAAGATGAAGGTAATGTAGCATCGGTATTAGGTTTTGACTTCCCAGATTTCCGAGGTGGTATTTATGCCTATATTGATAAGGTAGGGGCAAAAGCGATTGTCGCCCAGTTAAATAAACATCGCCAGCTTTATGGTGATCGTTTTACACCTTGTGAGTGGTTGATTGAACGAGCAAAAGCAGAGTAA
- a CDS encoding acetyl-CoA C-acyltransferase produces MAKQNLLNAQGERIAIVSGLRTPFVQCDSQFKSSYATDLGTMVTNELLSRLALERDQIDQLVFGQVIQQPDIPNPAREIALALNMPYLQAYTLSSSCLSGLQALVNVAGSIISGSISAGIAGGTDSISNAPFSISPRVIHKLRTIFSTSSFEKKFELLRQLSWRDLKPQGIDLKDYMTQMSVADISEQTAQKYHITREEQDEFARYSNQKASDAWKLGLLKAEVMQSFPRPYTDFVVCDTLIEKATHKPYYEQFSPLSNKGYATVTEANISRPVDGAAAVLLMRENKVKELGLEPLGYIRSYAITGNDIWQNMFMGSAISSHLALERANVSLQDIDLIDIHETSASQMLMNMRLFESEEFAKNELNRTACIGEIDPDKLNHLGGSIAFGNPRAVTSLRIVIQSLNALKRKGGGLSLVASSGLGGLGSAMVLESE; encoded by the coding sequence ATGGCTAAACAAAATCTTCTCAATGCACAAGGTGAGCGAATTGCAATTGTGTCTGGATTAAGAACGCCTTTTGTACAATGTGATTCACAATTTAAATCATCTTATGCAACAGATTTAGGAACAATGGTAACTAATGAATTGTTAAGTCGATTAGCACTTGAACGGGATCAAATTGATCAGCTTGTATTTGGACAAGTTATTCAACAACCCGATATTCCAAACCCTGCTAGGGAAATTGCATTGGCACTAAATATGCCTTATTTACAGGCGTATACGTTAAGTAGCTCTTGCCTTTCAGGATTGCAAGCATTGGTAAATGTGGCAGGCAGTATTATTAGTGGCTCTATTTCAGCAGGTATTGCTGGGGGAACAGATTCTATCTCTAATGCGCCTTTTAGTATTAGTCCAAGAGTTATTCATAAACTTCGTACTATTTTCAGTACATCGAGTTTTGAGAAAAAATTTGAGTTGCTTCGGCAATTATCGTGGCGTGATTTGAAGCCACAAGGTATTGATTTAAAAGATTATATGACTCAAATGTCGGTTGCTGATATCTCTGAACAAACGGCACAAAAATATCATATTACCCGAGAGGAACAAGATGAATTTGCTCGTTATTCTAATCAGAAAGCCTCAGATGCGTGGAAATTAGGGTTATTAAAAGCGGAGGTAATGCAATCTTTCCCTCGTCCTTATACGGATTTTGTTGTTTGTGATACGTTAATTGAAAAAGCAACGCATAAACCTTACTACGAACAGTTTTCCCCATTAAGCAATAAAGGTTATGCAACGGTAACAGAGGCAAATATTTCTCGTCCAGTTGATGGTGCAGCAGCAGTGTTACTAATGCGTGAAAATAAAGTGAAAGAGCTTGGGCTAGAACCTTTAGGTTATATTCGAAGTTATGCGATTACGGGGAACGATATTTGGCAAAATATGTTTATGGGATCTGCGATTTCTAGCCATTTAGCCCTTGAACGTGCTAATGTAAGTTTACAAGATATAGATTTAATTGATATTCACGAAACTTCAGCAAGCCAAATGTTAATGAATATGCGTTTGTTTGAAAGTGAGGAATTTGCAAAAAATGAGCTAAATCGTACCGCTTGTATTGGTGAAATCGATCCAGATAAGCTCAACCACTTGGGTGGGTCAATTGCTTTTGGTAATCCTAGAGCGGTAACCAGTTTACGGATTGTTATTCAATCTTTAAATGCCTTGAAACGTAAAGGCGGTGGGTTATCTTTAGTTGCCTCAAGTGGTTTAGGTGGGCTAGGTTCAGCAATGGTATTAGAAAGTGAATAA
- the coaE gene encoding dephospho-CoA kinase (Dephospho-CoA kinase (CoaE) performs the final step in coenzyme A biosynthesis.), with amino-acid sequence MSYIVGLTGGIGSGKSTIADLFAELGVPIVDADIVARQVVEKGSPLLQQIVEHFDNNILTTEGELDRSALRQIIFQSEQEKAWLNNLLHPAIRSEMQQQLAEISSPYALWVVPLLIENKLTPLCDRVLVIDVTPDIQLARASKRDHSNIEIIQNIMNSQVDRHTRLQFADDIIENNLPLEQNLKHLTQQVAELHQRYLTFAQQKIERK; translated from the coding sequence ATGAGTTATATAGTTGGTTTAACTGGCGGTATTGGTAGCGGAAAAAGCACTATCGCCGATCTCTTTGCAGAACTTGGTGTGCCAATAGTTGATGCAGATATTGTTGCTCGCCAAGTCGTTGAAAAAGGCTCACCACTTTTGCAACAAATTGTGGAACATTTTGATAACAACATACTCACCACAGAAGGGGAATTGGACAGATCAGCGTTACGCCAAATTATTTTTCAGTCCGAGCAGGAAAAAGCGTGGCTAAATAATTTACTTCATCCTGCTATTCGTTCTGAAATGCAACAACAGCTGGCTGAAATTTCTAGCCCTTATGCACTTTGGGTTGTTCCCTTGTTAATTGAAAATAAGCTCACGCCATTATGTGATCGTGTTTTAGTTATTGACGTTACCCCAGATATTCAACTTGCTCGAGCAAGTAAACGAGATCATAGCAATATTGAAATTATTCAAAACATAATGAATTCTCAAGTCGATCGCCATACTCGGTTACAATTTGCCGATGATATTATCGAAAATAACTTACCGCTTGAACAAAATCTCAAACATCTTACCCAGCAAGTTGCAGAGCTACACCAACGTTATCTAACATTTGCTCAACAAAAAATAGAAAGGAAATAA